The window GCTCTGCGCGCGGCCGACGAAGCCGTGGCCCACGACAAGTGCTGCAAGCAGAACGGCGGCAGTAGCGGCGGTCAGGAGGCTCCGCCGACCTGGAGCTTTGATGTCTTCCGAGGGCATTTTCTTTTTCTCTCCGCTCAATGCGACTATGGGGTTGCGACGCCTGCCGGTTTCGCACTGCCAAGCCGGCGGCCGTGCACCAGGCTGAAGATTGTCGGCACCAGAAACAGCGTGGCGCAGGTGGCAAAGATCAGCCCGCCGATCACGGCACGTCCCAGTGGCTGGTTCTGTCCGGGCTCGATCGCCATCGGCAGCATGCCGATGACCATGGCGAGCGCCGTCATCATGACCGGGCGGAAGCGCGATCCGCCTGCCTCGAATGCCGCCGCCATGGCACTCGCGCCCGCCGCCATCCGCTCACGGGCAAAGCTGATGACCAAAATGCTGTTGGCGGTCGCCACGCCCATGCACATGATCGCGCCGGTGAGTGCGGGAACGGAAAGCGTTGTTCCGGTCCCGAACAGCATCCAGACAATGCCGGCCAGTGCGGTCGGCAGCGCCATGACGATGACGAAGGGATCGATCCAGGACTGGAAGTTGATGACGATGAGCAAATAGATCAGCACGATGGCCGCCGCGAGACCGACGAAAAGCTGCTGATAGGCGCTTGTCATCGTGCTCACCTGACCGCGCAGCGCGACGCTCGCGCCCGTGGGCAGATCTTTTGCGGTGTCGTGGATGACCGTCCGAATGTCCGACGCCAGTGCACCGAGATCGCGTCCCTGCGGCGTCGCGAAGATGTCGATCACCGGCTGAACATTGTAGTGGGAGACGACGGCATTGCTGTTGGTCCGCTGGACCTGCGCCAGGCCGCCGAGGAGCTGGGTGTTGGCTGCGGCGGCTGATGTCACCGGAATGTTCTGCAGACCGGTCATCGAGTTGATATCGCGTTGCGGGGTCTGGACCGAGACCGCGTAAGAGACCCCATTGGTCGGATTCAGCCAATAGGTCGGCGCAGACTGCGAGCTTCCCGACAGCGTCGTCAGCATGGCGGTAGCAACGTCCTTTTCGGTGAGGCCGGCCAGCGAGGTGAGTGAGCGGTCGACATTGACGTCAAGGGTCGGCTGCTGAAACGCCTGCTGGATTCGCGCATCGGCGATGCCAGGGATCGCTCTGATTTTCGTCAGCAACGAATTGGCATACTTCCGATTTGCCGCGAGATCCTTGCCCGCAACCTGAAGGTCGATTGGAGCCGGCACGCCGAAGTTCAGAACCTGACTGACGATATCAGCGGGAAGAAAGGCGAAGCTCGTACCGGGGAACTGCCGGGGCAGCCTCTCGCGCATGGTCTTGATATAGTCGTCGGTCGGCGCATGATTGGGCTTGAGGCTGATCAGAATGTCGGCGTCTCCGACGCCGATGGTGCCGGAGTTGTTATAGGCCATGTTGATGCCGCTGACCGTGAGTCCGATATTGCTCACGATGCCGTCGAGTTCACGGGAGGGAATGATGCCGTGAATGGCGGTCCCGATCCGGTCGGTCAGGCTCGTCGTCTCTTCGATCCGCGTTCCCGTCGGGGCCCGGATATGAAGCTTGATCTGGCCGCCATCCACAGTCGGGAAGAAGTCCTGGCCGAGATAGGGCGCAAGGCCGAATGACAGCAGGCTGAAGCACAGGAACCCGGCGATCAGCTTGATCCGGTTCCGCAGACAGAGCTGCAGCAGACCTAGATAGGTTTTGCTCACGTTTTCGAACATGTGT is drawn from Nitrobacteraceae bacterium AZCC 2146 and contains these coding sequences:
- a CDS encoding multidrug efflux pump subunit AcrB (product_source=COG0841; cath_funfam=1.20.1640.10,3.30.2090.10,3.30.450.20,3.30.70.1430; cog=COG0841; pfam=PF00873; superfamily=82693,82714,82866; transmembrane_helix_parts=Inside_1_12,TMhelix_13_31,Outside_32_358,TMhelix_359_381,Inside_382_431,TMhelix_432_454,Outside_455_468,TMhelix_469_491,Inside_492_544,TMhelix_545_564,Outside_565_886,TMhelix_887_909,Inside_910_915,TMhelix_916_935,Outside_936_944,TMhelix_945_967,Inside_968_987,TMhelix_988_1010,Outside_1011_1019,TMhelix_1020_1042,Inside_1043_1058), with the protein product MIGIVRLALRRPYTFVVMAVLILIFGTASALRTPTDIFPNINIPVISVVFSYTGLPADDMAGRIVTFYERSLPNSVNDIEHIESQSIVNYGIIKIFFQPTVNINAALAQVNGMSQTVLKQMPPGITPPLILSFNASSVPILQLALSSDQMSETQIFDSALNFIRPALAPVPGAALPLPFGGKVRQVQADLNQQALHQYGVSANDVINALSLQNLITPVGTQKIGSYEYTVNLNDSPKAVEAFNDLPIKTVNGTVIYMRDVAYVHDGSPPQTNAVHVNGASAVLLTIMKAGASSTLDIINGVKGLLPSVSQTLPSSLKLTAVGDQSVFVTDAVSSVVREGVIAAVLTGMMILLFLGSWRSTLIITLSIPLAILAALTGLSLLGETINVMTLGGLALAVGILVDDATVTIENINWHLEQGKEIEPAILDGAHQIVVPATVSLLCICIAFVPMFGLGGVAGYLFRPLAEAVMLALAASYVLSRTLVPTLANYLLRHQRVHGSSDEAAHAKASRNPLARFQRGFEHMFENVSKTYLGLLQLCLRNRIKLIAGFLCFSLLSFGLAPYLGQDFFPTVDGGQIKLHIRAPTGTRIEETTSLTDRIGTAIHGIIPSRELDGIVSNIGLTVSGINMAYNNSGTIGVGDADILISLKPNHAPTDDYIKTMRERLPRQFPGTSFAFLPADIVSQVLNFGVPAPIDLQVAGKDLAANRKYANSLLTKIRAIPGIADARIQQAFQQPTLDVNVDRSLTSLAGLTEKDVATAMLTTLSGSSQSAPTYWLNPTNGVSYAVSVQTPQRDINSMTGLQNIPVTSAAAANTQLLGGLAQVQRTNSNAVVSHYNVQPVIDIFATPQGRDLGALASDIRTVIHDTAKDLPTGASVALRGQVSTMTSAYQQLFVGLAAAIVLIYLLIVINFQSWIDPFVIVMALPTALAGIVWMLFGTGTTLSVPALTGAIMCMGVATANSILVISFARERMAAGASAMAAAFEAGGSRFRPVMMTALAMVIGMLPMAIEPGQNQPLGRAVIGGLIFATCATLFLVPTIFSLVHGRRLGSAKPAGVATP